Proteins encoded together in one Balearica regulorum gibbericeps isolate bBalReg1 chromosome 3, bBalReg1.pri, whole genome shotgun sequence window:
- the NKX2-2 gene encoding homeobox protein Nkx-2.2, translating into MSLTNTKTGFSVKDILDLPDTNDEDGSAAEGGEEESEAPEPPKKAGVLGQTPLDTVQTLPLKNPFYDNSDNPYTRWLASAEGIQYSLHGLTAGGGGQDPSAKSPEPSADESPDNEKEAAGGGDAGKKRKRRVLFSKAQTYELERRFRQQRYLSAPEREHLASLIRLTPTQVKIWFQNHRYKMKRARAEKGMEVTPLPSPRRVAVPVLVRDGKPCHTLKAQDLAAATFQTGIPFSAYSAQSLQHMQYNAQYSATSNPQYPTAHHLVQAQQWTW; encoded by the exons ATGTCTCTGACCAACACAAAGACGGGCTTTTCCGTGAAGGACATTTTGGACCTCCCCGACACCAACGATGAGGACGGCTCCGCCGCGGAGGGCGGCGAGGAAGAGAGCGAGGCGCCGGAGCCGCCCAAGAAAGCGGGAGTTTTGGGACAAACCCCCTTGGACACTGTTCAGACGCTGCCTTTGAAGAACCCTTTCTATGATAACAGCGATAATCCCTACACGCGTTGGCTGGCGAGCGCCGAGGGCATCCAATACTCCC TGCACGGGCTGacggccggcggcggcggccaggACCCCTCGGCCAAGTCACCGGAGCCGTCGGCCGACGAATCTCCCGACAACGAGAAGGaagcggcgggcggcggggacgcggggaagaagaggaagaggagggtgctCTTCTCCAAGGCGCAGACCTACGAGCTGGAGCGGCGATTCCGGCAGCAGCGGTACCTGTCGGCGCCGGAGCGGGAGCACCTGGCCAGCCTGATCCGCCTCACCCCCACGCAGGTGAAGATCTGGTTCCAGAACCACCGCTACAAGATGAAGCGGGCCCGGGCCGAGAAAGGTATGGAAGTgactcctcttccctccccgcGGCGGGTGGCCGTGCCGGTCTTAGTCAGGGACGGCAAGCCCTGCCACACGCTCAAAGCTCAGGACTTGGCAGCCGCGACTTTCCAGACGGGCATCCCCTTCTCCGCCTATAGCGCCCAGTCTCTACAGCATATGCAATACAACGCCCAGTACAGCGCTACCAGCAACCCCCAGTACCCCACAGCACACCATTTGGTACAAGCTCAGCAATGGACTTGGTGA